The Cucumis melo cultivar AY chromosome 5, USDA_Cmelo_AY_1.0, whole genome shotgun sequence genome has a segment encoding these proteins:
- the LOC103496949 gene encoding uncharacterized protein LOC103496949, with protein sequence MSRCFPFPPPGYEKKSRAEDADLLKKEKSKEKKHKKEKKEKEKREGKEKRDKDKSDEKRREKKDKKKDRDKKKDRNKEKEKAHASEESKHSGKIGSQNGEEVVRVKHNNVQEEKHAGQFDSYIGNKISQNSFHSKETKNTKMVLEVGRRIEDSGTAKVEKFAVAQPRRDDGMVAQVGRISETLLESKDQSKNKKIDERKYNGQGLRHEERFGGSSAVPSSATTAAAAATATATATVEPGVPGMFKQLEKSAERRKESNDKTRQKEGEEKRSKHKDKDKEKKGRSNDKESDKEKKKEKKAKEKVEEKNAMVDKTKEINKDNLLGRHSTNTNTSQLPDSNIGAAVEENIIKKRKDFEPNGVLHAIDNRSSKLLRPTSHSLKENGRILEPCLTSTLPPSERQAVSNDLILVGKERKINGIIDAHHPPASLKHKSGQVDHPQPTAIHKKSPHPDSKHLSQVYSVPKMEELSDSDSQDWLFCGNSSLAMKPKLEASDATEMPNVWADAMQIESADVYALPYVLPY encoded by the exons GAGAAGAGCAAAGAGAAAAAGCataaaaaggagaagaaagagaaggaaaagagagagggcaaagaaaaaagagacaAGGATAAAAGTGATGAGAAACGCCGggaaaagaaagacaaaaagaaaGACAGGGACAAAAAGAAGGATAGGAATAAGGAGAAGGAGAAAGCACATGCTTCGGAGGAGAGTAAACATTCAGGGAAAATTGGGAGTCAAAATGGAGAAGAAGTTGTTAGAGTCAAACATAACAATGTCCAAGAGGAGAAGCATGCTGGGCAATTTGATTCTTACATTGGAAATAAGATTAGTCAGAATTCTTTTCACTCTAAGGAGACAAAGAACACAAAAATGGTGCTGGAGGTGGGGAGGAGAATTGAGGACAGTGGAACTGCAAAGGTCGAGAAGTTTGCTGTTGCACAACCAAGAAGGGATGATGGAATGGTCGCACAGGTGGGTAGGATTTCTGAGACCTTGCTTGAAAGTAAGGACCAAAGCAAGAACAAGAAAATTGATGAAAGAAAATACAATGGTCAAGGACTTAGACACGAGGAAAGATTCGGTGGCAGTTCTGCAGTCCCAAGTTCAGCCACAACTGCAGCTGCAGCTGCGACCGCAACTGCAACTGCGACTGTTGAACCTGGAGTTCCAGGAATGTTCAAACAATTGGAGAAAAGTGCCGAGAGAAGGAAAGAATCAAATGATAAAACTAGACAGAAAGAAGGTGAAGAAAAACGGAGCAAACACAAGGATAAAGATAAGGAGAAGAAAGGACGGTCAAATGATAAAGAGagcgataaagagaagaaaaaagaaaagaaagcaaagGAGAAGGTGGAAGAGAAGAATGCCATGGTAGATAAAACAAAGGAGATCAATAAGGATAACCTATTAGGTAGACATTCTACAAATACGAATACATCACAACTTCCTGACAGCAATATAGGTGCTGCAGTTGAGGAAAACATAATTAAGAAACGGAAGGATTTTGAGCCTAATGGAGTCTTGCATG CAATTGACAACAGATCCAGTAAGTTGTTGAGGCCTACTTCTCATTCATTGAAGGAAAATGGTAGGATACTGGAACCGTGCTTGACTTCCACCTTGCCTCCTTCAGAGAGACAGGCTGTGTCAAATGACCTTATTTTGGTTGGTAAAGAACGCAAGATTAATGGCATTATTGACGCTCACCACCCACCTGCCTCTTTGAAACACAAGTCTGGACAAGTCGATCATCCTCAACCTACTGCAATCCATAAAAAATCACCTCATCCAGATTCCAAGCACTTGAGTCAGGTATATTCAGTACCCAAAATGGAGGAATTGTCAGATTCTGATAGCCAAGATTGGCTATTTTGTGGCAATTCTTCCCTAGCGATGAAGCCCaagttggaagcttcggacGCCACAGAAATGCCAAACGTATGGGCCGATGCAATGCAGATAGAATCCGCTGATGTTTATGCTCTGCCTTATGTTCTTCCATACTGA
- the LOC103496948 gene encoding protein ECERIFERUM 26-like, translating into MVSGENEQSLVHSFRISSVGPGQTLGCDSSYHLTGLDLAMKLHYINGIYFFDSEASQRVTLPQIKAATFVIFNDYNFTCGRLRREDSGRPFIKCNDCGARFVEAECDSTVSEWLEMIGDDWSSMKLLVSQKVIGPELHFSPPIYMQVTRFKCKGMSIGLTWAHVLSDAFSPAAFMNSLTNMLFGAPTALTSPPLPSLATITTTPPPKPPVSASAKPPLSLRRVDPVGDHWIPTNKYKMESFSFKLNPTQLANLQTQMPHQTPPFESISAVLWHSIAKLRRGSEPTTVTLCKLDSVKQQGKVIGNTQKVSTVRSSAAAVSDVDQRDLAALLVDSAAKDEGELIEEAVDRDDGVSDFIVYGANLTFVKWDEANLYGDGIMELDHEKPKFVYYTLHGVGDGGAVVVIPGPVDDGISGRDDRGRFVTVILPENEVVGLKAELMANGMFLEKHKE; encoded by the exons ATGGTTTCCGGCGAAAACGAACAGAGCCTCGTCCACAGCTTCAGAATCTCCTCCGTCGGTCCCGGCCAAACACTCGGATGCGACAGCTCCTATCACCTGACCGGCCTCGATTTGGCCATGAAACTCCATTACATCAACGGAATCTACTTCTTCGACTCGGAGGCCAGCCAGAGGGTGACACTGCCGCAGATTAAGGCCGCCACGTTCGTTATATTCAACGACTACAACTTCACCTGCGGTCGGCTCCGGCGAGAGGATTCGGGCCGGCCATTCATAAAATGTAACGACTGTGGCGCAAGGTTTGTTGAGGCAGAGTGTGATAGTACAGTGTCGGAATGGCTGGAGATGATAGGGGACGATTGGTCGTCCATGAAATTGCTGGTTTCGCAGAAGGTCATCGGACCTGAATTGCACTTTTCTCCTCCCATTTATATGCAG GTAACGAGATTCAAATGCAAAGGAATGTCCATTGGGCTGACCTGGGCCCACGTCCTCAGTGACGCCTTCTCCCCCGCCGCTTTCATGAACTCCCTCACCAATATGCTCTTCGGCGCCCCCACCGCCCTTACATCCCCCCCACTACCTTCCCTCGCCACCATCACAACCACCCCACCGCCCAAACCTCCAGTCTCCGCCTCCGCCAAGCCCCCACTTTCCCTCCGTCGAGTCGACCCGGTCGGCGACCACTGGATCCCCACCAACAAGTACAAAATGGAATCATTTTCCTTCAAATTAAACCCAACCCAATTGGCCAATTTACAAACCCAAATGCCCCACCAAACCCCACCTTTCGAATCCATCTCCGCCGTTCTCTGGCATTCTATAGCCAAGCTCCGGCGAGGCTCCGAACCCACGACGGTAACTCTCTGTAAACTTGATTCAGTTAAACAACAGGGGAAAGTAATTGGGAACACCCAGAAGGTCTCTACAGTTAGATCTTCCGCGGCCGCTGTCTCCGACGTCGACCAGAGGGATCTGGCGGCTCTGTTGGTAGATAGCGCGGCGAAGGACGAAGGGGAGCTCATTGAAGAGGCTGTGGACAGGGACGATGGAGTGAGTGATTTTATTGTTTACGGGGCGAATTTGACATTTGTGAAATGGGATGAAGCCAATTTGTACGGAGATGGGATCATGGAATTGGATCATGAGAAACCCAAATTTGTGTACTACACCTTGCACGGCGTGGGAGACGGTGGAGCAGTGGTGGTCATTCCTGGGCCAGTAGACGATGGGATCAGTGGCCGGGACGACCGCGGGAGGTTTGTGACTGTGATTCTGCCGGAAAATGAAGTGGTGGGGCTGAAAGCTGAGTTGATGGCCAATGGAATGTTCCTTGAGAAACACAAGGAATGA